From one Rhopalosiphum padi isolate XX-2018 chromosome 2, ASM2088224v1, whole genome shotgun sequence genomic stretch:
- the LOC132922850 gene encoding flexible cuticle protein 12-like, with the protein MNTTTILVLAVFVFSQWSTAAVVPTYPTEKPKTPVIAQLLRNDYIYDNSGQFSLNYQVDDGTSQTREGTLVLNDEGDDYVLIQKGSYSYISPEGIKITVTYTADKDGFKIVESTNDVPARV; encoded by the exons ATTTTAGTTTTGGCGGTGTTTGTCTTCTCGCAATGGTCTACCGCTGCCGTAGTGCCTACATATCCGACGGAAAAACCAAAGACCCCTGTGATTGCGCAACTGTTGAGAAATGACTATATCTACGACAATAGCGGACAGTTCAGCCTCAA CTATCAGGTGGATGATGGGACATCACAGACTAGAGAAGGAACGTTGGTATTGAACGACGAAGGAGACGATTACGTTTTGATTCAAAAGGGCTCATACTCATACATTTCTCCCGAAGGTATCAAAATTACGGTGACGTATACAGCAGACAAGGATGGTTTCAAGATTGTCGAATCGACCAACGATGTACCCGCCAGAGTGTAA